A region of the Rhizobium sp. NLR16a genome:
GGCGGTGACCAGAATGCCGACGGCGGCGATGCGCTGCATGGAATGGAAGATGCGGCCATAGGAAAGGCCACGTTCCAGCCGGCGGGCGGCATCGCGGGTCTCGGGACGGCCGAAGGCATTTTCGCCGGCAAGCGCCAGGCGCAGCTCACCCTTCATGCTCAGATCGGCCATGACCTTGGCGGCAATCGCCGGATTCTCCGAGAGATAGGACTCGACCTGAATGCGGCGGGCGACATCGAGCTCGCCATCCACGTAGGCGTCGAGATCGGCATCGATGATCGGATCAACTGCTTTCATTGCCGCTCCCTCCGATTAATTTGAGATGCGAAACGCGCGGCGACCTCTCCTCGAATTCGCGCAGCTGCGCCCGGGCGCGGGAAATGCGCGACATCAGCGTGCCGATCGGAATACCGAGCGCATTGGCGGCTTCCTGATAGGAAAGGTCTTCGATGGCAACGAGATGCAGCGCTTCGCGCTGCTCCTCCGGCAGGTCGAAGAAGGCGTCGCGCACCTGCTGCAGGCGCACCGCATGTTCCTGGCCGGCCGGCAGCGACTGCTCGGCGTCGACAGCCGCTTCGTCATGGCGACGCGCCAGCGACCGGTTCTGGCGAAGACGATCGATGTGGGCATTGTGCAGGATGGAAAGCAGCCAGGTACGCAGGTTGCCACCGCTTCGGAAGCTCTTTCGCTTCTCGAAGGCGCGCACCAGAGCATCGTGCACCAGATCCTCCGCCTCATCCGAGTTGCGCACCAGCGCGCGAGCATAGCGCCTTAGCGCTGCAAGCTGTCCGATGACATCGAAGGGGCGGTCTTTGCGTTCCATGCTTGAGTATACGCAAGCGCGGCTGGTTTTATTCCCGGCGGCATAAAAAAATCATGCCAGCCGGAAATCGCCGCCGCCG
Encoded here:
- a CDS encoding sigma-70 family RNA polymerase sigma factor — protein: MERKDRPFDVIGQLAALRRYARALVRNSDEAEDLVHDALVRAFEKRKSFRSGGNLRTWLLSILHNAHIDRLRQNRSLARRHDEAAVDAEQSLPAGQEHAVRLQQVRDAFFDLPEEQREALHLVAIEDLSYQEAANALGIPIGTLMSRISRARAQLREFEERSPRVSHLKLIGGSGNESS